In Erigeron canadensis isolate Cc75 chromosome 1, C_canadensis_v1, whole genome shotgun sequence, a single window of DNA contains:
- the LOC122599427 gene encoding adenosylhomocysteinase translates to MALTVEKTSTGREYKVKDMSLADFGRLELELAEVEMPGLMSCRTEFGPSQPFKGARITGSLHMTIQTGVLIETLTALGAEVRWCSCNIFSTQDHAAAAIARDSAAVFAWKGETLQEYWWCTERALDWGPGGGPDLIVDDGGDATLLIHEGVKAEEEYAKSGALPDPNSTDNAEFQIVLSIIKEGLSSDPKKYHKMKDRLVGVSEETTTGVKRLYQMQANGTLLFPAINVNDSVTKSKFDNLYGCRHSLPDGLMRATDIMIAGKVAVICGYGDVGKGCAAAMKQAGARVIVTEIDPICALQALMEGLQVLTLEDVLSEADIFVTTTGNKDIIMVDHMKKMKNNAIVCNIGHFDNEIDMLGLETYPGVKRITIKPQTDRWVFPETNSGIIVLAEGRLMNLGCATGHPSFVMSCSFTNQVIAQLELWNEKSSGKYKKEVYVLPKHLDEKVAALHLGKLGARLTKLSKDQADYISVPVEGPYKPAQYRY, encoded by the exons ATGGCTCTCACCGTGGAAAAAACATCCACTGGCCGTGAATACAAAGTCAAGGACATGTCTTTGGCCGACTTCGGCCGACTCGAACTCGAGTTAGCGGAAGTCGAAATGCCCGGTTTGATGTCATGCCGGACCGAATTCGGTCCGTCACAGCCTTTCAAGGGAGCACGGATAACCGGATCCCTTCACATGACCATCCAAACCGGTGTTTTAATCGAGACTTTAACTGCCCTAGGCGCTGAAGTCAGGTGGTGCTCCTGCAACATTTTCTCCACCCAGGATCACGCAGCCGCCGCAATCGCACGCGATTCGGCGGCGGTTTTCGCGTGGAAAGGGGAAACGTTGCAGGAGTATTGGTGGTGTACGGAGCGGGCACTTGATTGGGGTCCAGGAGGTGGACCGGATTTGATTGTGGACGATGGGGGTGATGCTACATTGTTGATTCATGAAGGGGTGAAAGCAGAAGAGGAGTATGCGAAATCGGGGGCGTTGCCTGACCCGAATTCGACTGACAATGCGGAGTTTCAGATTGTGCTGTCGATAATTAAAGAGGGGTTATCGAGTGACCCGAAAAAGTATCATAAGATGAAAGATAGATTGGTAGGTGTTTCAGAGGAAACGACTACTGGTGTTAAGAGGTTGTATCAGATGCAAGCTAATGGGACCTTGTTGTTCCCTGCTATCAATGTCAATGATTCTGTCACCAAAAGCAAG TTTGACAACTTGTATGGATGCCGCCATTCACTCCCTGATGGATTGATGAGAGCCACTGATATAATGATTGCTGGGAAGGTTGCAGTAATCTGTGGTTATGGTGATGTTGGAAAGGGTTGTGCTGCAGCCATGAAGCAAGCCGGTGCTCGTGTCATAGTGACAGAAATCGATCCCATCTGTGCTCTTCAGGCTCTTATGGAAGGTCTTCAAGTCCTAACCCTAGAAGACGTGCTTTCAGAAGCTGACATCTTTGTCACCACCACTGGTAACAAAGACATCATCATGGTTGACCacatgaagaagatgaagaacaaTGCCATCGTCTGCAACATTGGGCATTTCGacaatgaaattgatatgcttGGGCTAGAGACATACCCTGGTGTCAAGAGAATCACCATCAAACCCCAAACCGACAGGTGGGTGTTCCCCGAAACCAACAGTGGTATCATTGTGTTGGCTGAGGGTAGGCTCATGAACTTGGGTTGTGCCACAGGCCACCCCAGTTTTGTGATGTCTTGCTCGTTTACTAACCAAGTGATCGCCCAGCTCGAGTTATGGAATGAAAAGTCGAGTGGGAAGTACAAGAAGGAAGTTTACGTGTTGCCTAAGCATCTTGATGAGAAGGTGGCTGCACTTCATCTTGGAAAGCTTGGAGCCAGGCTCACCAAGCTATCCAAGGACCAGGCTGATTACATTAGTGTGCCGGTTGAGGGTCCATACAAGCCTGCTCAGTACAGGTACTGA
- the LOC122603729 gene encoding DNA repair protein RAD50 isoform X1: protein MSTVDKMLIKGIRSFDPENRNVITFYKPLTLIVGSNGAGKTTIIECLKLSCTGELPPNARSGQSFIHDPKVAGETETKAQIKLRFKTAAGKDVVCIRSFQLTQKASKMEYKAIESVLQTINPHTGEKVCLSYRCADMDREIPALMGVSKAILENVIFVHQDEANWPLQDSSTLKKKFDDIFSATRYTKALEVIKKLHKDQAQEIKLSQKDLEKLQLLKDAAFKLRQCITQDQEESEKLGSKMQDLEQKVQGVDIKICQIEATLKELRKLEEQVATKSAERRALFEEQEKRLRDLDDDSDDTDEDLREFYAKFTERIGVLEDKINKTNREIADIEMKSTLFQKQILDYTGKVGKIQAEVDIYLRSKKERDLAIRELYRHHNLGSLPQSPFNNEVASIHICRIKSRLDDLDRDLDEKKKSMDEKLNSAWDLYSISRDRCKEVEAQKSAKKEIQNDIMSRIKQKEYERESLDLEVSEDNVNQIDQKERSMRIEFERLSKVLVEEGFDLKIQQKLTELADLTKKIKDLRRDQANMAADAEERIKLSFKKDEIESHKKKHKKIIDEHKNKIRGVLKGRLPLDRDLKKEVVQALRGITVEYDDLNSKSREAEKDVNAVQLKIQEVNNSLAKLNKDKDSRKRVIESKLQTLNQQSASIEFYIKFLDVAKEKMEVHKSKYNIADGMRQMFDPFEKVARAHHICPCCERPFSAEEEDDFVKKQRIKAASSAERMKSLVKESSEAESHFQQLEKLRLMYEEYSKISKESIPLAEKNLVELKADLEEKTQALDDVLGVLAQISSDKELVESLVQPIETCDRLFGEMQKLQEVVDDLEYKLDFHGGGVKSMEEVQCELRTAEKTKDNVENELENLREERREVERDLQMAESRWYSERDKKVRVENALKNLKKVEDELEQLVEESNKLDTQIKDLEETVGRLSKEVEKYRSAHEDMKIKHNQEYEAETELKRKNRQGVDELDRLISVIERYEKDNITEKLDDLEGKMSREKSMLATYDNKKLELSAEVKKTEDVKRNQDKLRRDIEDNLRYRETKARVKGCDVEITSLEEKMLAMGGISAHEADLGKLGKERDRLLSELNKCHGTVAVYQKAITKNKVDLKNPEYKEIDKRYFDQLLKLKTTEMANKDLNKYYNALDKALMRFHTMKMEEINKIIRELWQQTYRGQDIDYISIHSDAEGGGTRSYSYKVVMQTGDAELEMRGRCSAGQKVLASLIIRLALAETFCLNCGILALDEPTTNLDVPNAESLAAALLRIMEDRKGQENFQLIVITHDERFAQLIGRRQHAEKYYRVAKDDHQHSIIEAQEIFD from the exons ATGAGTACGGTTGACAAAATGCTGATCAAAGGTATCCGGAGTTTCGACCCGGAGAACCGTAACGTTATCACGTTTTACAAACCGTTAACGCTTATCGTCGGCTCTAACGGTGCCGGCAAAACT ACTATTATTGAGTGCTTGAAGTTGTCTTGTACGGGTGAATTGCCACCAAATGCCAGGTCTGGCCAGAGCTTCATCCATGATCCTAAG GTTGCAGGTGAAACAGAAACAAAGGCCCAGATAAAGTTACGATTCAAGACAGCAGCAGGTAAAGACGTGGTGTGTATAAGATCATTTCAGTTGACTCAAAAGGCATCGAAAATGGAGTACAAGGCAATTGAGAGTGTATTGCAGACTATAAATCCTCACACTGGAGAG AAAGTTTGCCTTAGCTATCGGTGTGCTGACATGGACCGTGAAATTCCTGCTCTTATGGGCGTTTCTAAAGCTATCCTTGAAAATGTTATATTTGTTCACCAAGATGAGGCCAATTGGCCTCTACAAGATTCCTCGACATTGAAAAAGAAATTTGATGACATATTCTCGGCTACAAG ATATACAAAGGCCTTGGAGGTTATCAAAAAGCTTCACAAAGATCAGGCTCAAGAGATTAAACTTTCTCAAAAAGATTTAGAGAAGCTTCAACTCTTGAAAGATGCTGCATTCAAG CTTCGACAGTGTATCACTCAAGATCAAGAAGAATCAGAAAAGCTAGGCAGTAAAATGCAAGATCTGGAACAAAAGGTCCAAGGTGTGGATATTAAAATTTGTCAAATTGAAGCTACCTTGAAGGAATTGCGTAAGCTTGAAGAACAGGTCGCCACCAAGTCAGCTGAAAGACGCGCCTTATTTGAGGAGCAAGAGAAGCGTTTGAGAGATCTAGATGACGATAGTGATG ATACGGATGAAGATTTAAGGGAATTTTATGCCAAGTTTACTGAAAGGATAGGTGTCCTGGAAGATAAAATTAACAAGACAAACAGGGAAATTGCGGACATTGAGATGAAAAGCactttatttcaaaaacaaattttagatTACACTGGGAAAGTTGGCAAGATTCAGGCTGAAGTTGAC ATTTATTTGAGATCAAAGAAGGAGAGAGACTTGGCAATCCGCGAGCTTTATCGGCATCACAATTTGGGGTCCCTTCCACAGTCTCCTTTCAATAATGAAGTTGCTTCAATTCATATATGTCGTATAAAGTCGagattggacgatcttgatcgTGACCTAGATGAGAAGAAG AAATCCATGGACGAAAAGCTTAACTCAGCATGGGATCTCTATAGTATTTCAAGAGACAGATGTAAAGAAGTTGAGGCCCAGAAGAGTGCTAAGAAAGAGATACAG AATGACATAATGAGCCGGATAAAGCAAAAAGAGTACGAGCGCGAAAGTTTGGATCTTGAAGTTTCTGAGGACAACGTGAACCAGATTGATCAGAAAGAAAGGAGCATG CgtattgagtttgaaagattgaGTAAGGTTCTTGTGGAAGAAGGATTTGATCTTAAAATACAGCAAAAGTTAACAGAGTTAGCAGATCTTACAAAGAAAATTAAAGATCTGCGTCGTGACCAAGCCAATATGGCTGCAGATGCTGAGGAGAGAATTAAACTATCattcaagaaagatgagatcgAAAGCCATaagaaaaaacacaaaaaaat AATAGATGAACACAAGAATAAAATTAGAGGGGTCCTGAAAGGGAGGCTGCCTCTGGACAGAGATTTGAAGAAAGAAGTTGTGCAAGCGCTAAG GGGGATTACAGTTGAGTATGATGATTTGAACTCAAAGTCCCGTGAAGCTGAGAAAGATGTCAATGCAGTGcaattaaaaatacaagaaGTCAATAATAGTTTGGCCAAACTTAACAAAGATAAAGATT CTAGGAAGAGAGTTATTGAGTCAAAGCTTCAAACCCTGAATCAGCAGTCTGCCAGCATTGAATTTTATATCAAATTCTTGGATGTTGCTAAAGAAAAAATGGAAGTCCACAAAAG TAAGTACAACATTGCTGACGGTATGCGTCAAATGTTTGATCCTTTCGAAAAAGTTGCTCGTGCGCATCATATATGTCCTTGCTGTGAGCGTCCTTTTTCtgctgaagaagaagatgattttgTTAAAAAG CAACGAATCAAAGCTGCAAGTTCTGCCGAGCGTATGAAATCACTGGTTAAGGAATCGTCAGAAGCAGAATCTCACTTTCAGCAGCTGGAAAAGCTTCGTCTAATGTATGAAGAATACAGCAAAATAAGTAAAGAATCAATCCCTCTCGCTGAGAAGAACTTGGTTGAACTGAAAGctgatttggaagaaaaaacTCAAGCCCTTGATGAT GTCTTGGGTGTTTTAGCTCAAATAAGCTCTGACAAGGAGTTGGTTGAATCCTTGGTGCAACCTATAGAGACGTGTGATAGACTCTTTGGTGAGATGCAAAAGCTGCAGGAAGTAGTTGACGATTTGGAATATAAACTTGATTTTCATGGTGGCGGCGTCAAGTCCATGGAAGAAGTGCAATGTGAGCTACGAACAGCGGAAAAGACAAA GGATAACGTAGAAAATGAGCTGGAAAACTTACGCGAGGAAAGAAGGGAAGTGGAGCGTGATCTACAAATGGCCGAATCGAGGTGGTATTCTGAACGAGACAAAAAGGTGAGAGTGGAGAATGCGTTGAAGAATCTTAAGAAGGTGGAAGACGAGCTAGAACAATTGGTTGAGGAGTCTAATAAGCTTGACACTCAGATCAAG GATTTAGAAGAGACTGTTGGTCGTTTATCCAAGGAAGTTGAGAAGTACAGGAGTGCACATGAAGATATGAAAATTAAACACAACCAAGAATATGAGGCAGAAACTGAACTGAAAAGGAAGAATCGTCAGGGTGTTGACGAGCTTGATAGATTGATTTCTGTTATTGAAAG GTATGAAAAAGATAATATTACCGAGAAGTTAGATGACCTCGAAGGAAAAATGTCTCGAGAAAAATCAATGCTTGCAACTTATGACAATAAAAAACTGGAACTCTCTGCTGAAGTGAAAAAAACTGAGGATGTGAAGCGTAATCAAGATAAATTACGACGTGATATTGAGGACAACTTGAGGTACCGGGAGACGAAGGCCAGAGTAAAGGGGTGCGATGTAGAGATTACATCTCTTGAAGAAAAAATGCTGGCCATGGGTGGCATTTCCGCTCATGAAGCTGATCTTGGGAAACTTGGTAAAGAAAGAGACAGACTTCTTTCGGAG CTGAACAAATGTCATGGTACTGTGGCTGTATATCAGAAGGCTATAACAAAGAATAAAGTGGATCTAAAGAATCCTGAATATAAGGAAATCGACAAGCGTTATTTTGATCAGCTACTTAAACTCAAG ACAACTGAAATGGCTAACAAGGATCTAAATAAATATTACAATGCACTTGACAA GGCACTTATGCGCTTCCACACGATGAAAATGgaagaaataaacaaaattataagaGAATTATGGCAGCAAACATACAGAGGGCAGGATATAGATTATATCAGTATTCATTCGGATGCTGAAGGTGGTGGTACCCGTTCTTACAGCTACAAG GTCGTTATGCAAACTGGTGATGCTGAGCTGGAAATGCGAGGAAGATGCAGTGCAGGTCAAAAG GTGCTTGCTTCGCTTATCATCCGATTGGCGTTAGCCGAAACATTTTGCCTCAACTGTGGAATACTTGCACTCGATGAACCAACCACCAACCTAGATGTTCCAAATGCCGAAAGTCTTGCTGCGGCTCTTTTAAG AATAATGGAGGATAGGAAAGGACAGGAAAATTTTCAACTGATAGTAATCACACATGATGAAAGATTTGCTCAACTTATTGGTCGACGCCAGCATGCAGAAAAATATTATCGGGTTGCAAAAGATGACCA CCAGCATAGCATCATTGAAGCTCAGGAGATCTTTGATTGA
- the LOC122603729 gene encoding DNA repair protein RAD50 isoform X2 — protein MEYKAIESVLQTINPHTGEKVCLSYRCADMDREIPALMGVSKAILENVIFVHQDEANWPLQDSSTLKKKFDDIFSATRYTKALEVIKKLHKDQAQEIKLSQKDLEKLQLLKDAAFKLRQCITQDQEESEKLGSKMQDLEQKVQGVDIKICQIEATLKELRKLEEQVATKSAERRALFEEQEKRLRDLDDDSDDTDEDLREFYAKFTERIGVLEDKINKTNREIADIEMKSTLFQKQILDYTGKVGKIQAEVDIYLRSKKERDLAIRELYRHHNLGSLPQSPFNNEVASIHICRIKSRLDDLDRDLDEKKKSMDEKLNSAWDLYSISRDRCKEVEAQKSAKKEIQNDIMSRIKQKEYERESLDLEVSEDNVNQIDQKERSMRIEFERLSKVLVEEGFDLKIQQKLTELADLTKKIKDLRRDQANMAADAEERIKLSFKKDEIESHKKKHKKIIDEHKNKIRGVLKGRLPLDRDLKKEVVQALRGITVEYDDLNSKSREAEKDVNAVQLKIQEVNNSLAKLNKDKDSRKRVIESKLQTLNQQSASIEFYIKFLDVAKEKMEVHKSKYNIADGMRQMFDPFEKVARAHHICPCCERPFSAEEEDDFVKKQRIKAASSAERMKSLVKESSEAESHFQQLEKLRLMYEEYSKISKESIPLAEKNLVELKADLEEKTQALDDVLGVLAQISSDKELVESLVQPIETCDRLFGEMQKLQEVVDDLEYKLDFHGGGVKSMEEVQCELRTAEKTKDNVENELENLREERREVERDLQMAESRWYSERDKKVRVENALKNLKKVEDELEQLVEESNKLDTQIKDLEETVGRLSKEVEKYRSAHEDMKIKHNQEYEAETELKRKNRQGVDELDRLISVIERYEKDNITEKLDDLEGKMSREKSMLATYDNKKLELSAEVKKTEDVKRNQDKLRRDIEDNLRYRETKARVKGCDVEITSLEEKMLAMGGISAHEADLGKLGKERDRLLSELNKCHGTVAVYQKAITKNKVDLKNPEYKEIDKRYFDQLLKLKTTEMANKDLNKYYNALDKALMRFHTMKMEEINKIIRELWQQTYRGQDIDYISIHSDAEGGGTRSYSYKVVMQTGDAELEMRGRCSAGQKVLASLIIRLALAETFCLNCGILALDEPTTNLDVPNAESLAAALLRIMEDRKGQENFQLIVITHDERFAQLIGRRQHAEKYYRVAKDDHQHSIIEAQEIFD, from the exons ATGGAGTACAAGGCAATTGAGAGTGTATTGCAGACTATAAATCCTCACACTGGAGAG AAAGTTTGCCTTAGCTATCGGTGTGCTGACATGGACCGTGAAATTCCTGCTCTTATGGGCGTTTCTAAAGCTATCCTTGAAAATGTTATATTTGTTCACCAAGATGAGGCCAATTGGCCTCTACAAGATTCCTCGACATTGAAAAAGAAATTTGATGACATATTCTCGGCTACAAG ATATACAAAGGCCTTGGAGGTTATCAAAAAGCTTCACAAAGATCAGGCTCAAGAGATTAAACTTTCTCAAAAAGATTTAGAGAAGCTTCAACTCTTGAAAGATGCTGCATTCAAG CTTCGACAGTGTATCACTCAAGATCAAGAAGAATCAGAAAAGCTAGGCAGTAAAATGCAAGATCTGGAACAAAAGGTCCAAGGTGTGGATATTAAAATTTGTCAAATTGAAGCTACCTTGAAGGAATTGCGTAAGCTTGAAGAACAGGTCGCCACCAAGTCAGCTGAAAGACGCGCCTTATTTGAGGAGCAAGAGAAGCGTTTGAGAGATCTAGATGACGATAGTGATG ATACGGATGAAGATTTAAGGGAATTTTATGCCAAGTTTACTGAAAGGATAGGTGTCCTGGAAGATAAAATTAACAAGACAAACAGGGAAATTGCGGACATTGAGATGAAAAGCactttatttcaaaaacaaattttagatTACACTGGGAAAGTTGGCAAGATTCAGGCTGAAGTTGAC ATTTATTTGAGATCAAAGAAGGAGAGAGACTTGGCAATCCGCGAGCTTTATCGGCATCACAATTTGGGGTCCCTTCCACAGTCTCCTTTCAATAATGAAGTTGCTTCAATTCATATATGTCGTATAAAGTCGagattggacgatcttgatcgTGACCTAGATGAGAAGAAG AAATCCATGGACGAAAAGCTTAACTCAGCATGGGATCTCTATAGTATTTCAAGAGACAGATGTAAAGAAGTTGAGGCCCAGAAGAGTGCTAAGAAAGAGATACAG AATGACATAATGAGCCGGATAAAGCAAAAAGAGTACGAGCGCGAAAGTTTGGATCTTGAAGTTTCTGAGGACAACGTGAACCAGATTGATCAGAAAGAAAGGAGCATG CgtattgagtttgaaagattgaGTAAGGTTCTTGTGGAAGAAGGATTTGATCTTAAAATACAGCAAAAGTTAACAGAGTTAGCAGATCTTACAAAGAAAATTAAAGATCTGCGTCGTGACCAAGCCAATATGGCTGCAGATGCTGAGGAGAGAATTAAACTATCattcaagaaagatgagatcgAAAGCCATaagaaaaaacacaaaaaaat AATAGATGAACACAAGAATAAAATTAGAGGGGTCCTGAAAGGGAGGCTGCCTCTGGACAGAGATTTGAAGAAAGAAGTTGTGCAAGCGCTAAG GGGGATTACAGTTGAGTATGATGATTTGAACTCAAAGTCCCGTGAAGCTGAGAAAGATGTCAATGCAGTGcaattaaaaatacaagaaGTCAATAATAGTTTGGCCAAACTTAACAAAGATAAAGATT CTAGGAAGAGAGTTATTGAGTCAAAGCTTCAAACCCTGAATCAGCAGTCTGCCAGCATTGAATTTTATATCAAATTCTTGGATGTTGCTAAAGAAAAAATGGAAGTCCACAAAAG TAAGTACAACATTGCTGACGGTATGCGTCAAATGTTTGATCCTTTCGAAAAAGTTGCTCGTGCGCATCATATATGTCCTTGCTGTGAGCGTCCTTTTTCtgctgaagaagaagatgattttgTTAAAAAG CAACGAATCAAAGCTGCAAGTTCTGCCGAGCGTATGAAATCACTGGTTAAGGAATCGTCAGAAGCAGAATCTCACTTTCAGCAGCTGGAAAAGCTTCGTCTAATGTATGAAGAATACAGCAAAATAAGTAAAGAATCAATCCCTCTCGCTGAGAAGAACTTGGTTGAACTGAAAGctgatttggaagaaaaaacTCAAGCCCTTGATGAT GTCTTGGGTGTTTTAGCTCAAATAAGCTCTGACAAGGAGTTGGTTGAATCCTTGGTGCAACCTATAGAGACGTGTGATAGACTCTTTGGTGAGATGCAAAAGCTGCAGGAAGTAGTTGACGATTTGGAATATAAACTTGATTTTCATGGTGGCGGCGTCAAGTCCATGGAAGAAGTGCAATGTGAGCTACGAACAGCGGAAAAGACAAA GGATAACGTAGAAAATGAGCTGGAAAACTTACGCGAGGAAAGAAGGGAAGTGGAGCGTGATCTACAAATGGCCGAATCGAGGTGGTATTCTGAACGAGACAAAAAGGTGAGAGTGGAGAATGCGTTGAAGAATCTTAAGAAGGTGGAAGACGAGCTAGAACAATTGGTTGAGGAGTCTAATAAGCTTGACACTCAGATCAAG GATTTAGAAGAGACTGTTGGTCGTTTATCCAAGGAAGTTGAGAAGTACAGGAGTGCACATGAAGATATGAAAATTAAACACAACCAAGAATATGAGGCAGAAACTGAACTGAAAAGGAAGAATCGTCAGGGTGTTGACGAGCTTGATAGATTGATTTCTGTTATTGAAAG GTATGAAAAAGATAATATTACCGAGAAGTTAGATGACCTCGAAGGAAAAATGTCTCGAGAAAAATCAATGCTTGCAACTTATGACAATAAAAAACTGGAACTCTCTGCTGAAGTGAAAAAAACTGAGGATGTGAAGCGTAATCAAGATAAATTACGACGTGATATTGAGGACAACTTGAGGTACCGGGAGACGAAGGCCAGAGTAAAGGGGTGCGATGTAGAGATTACATCTCTTGAAGAAAAAATGCTGGCCATGGGTGGCATTTCCGCTCATGAAGCTGATCTTGGGAAACTTGGTAAAGAAAGAGACAGACTTCTTTCGGAG CTGAACAAATGTCATGGTACTGTGGCTGTATATCAGAAGGCTATAACAAAGAATAAAGTGGATCTAAAGAATCCTGAATATAAGGAAATCGACAAGCGTTATTTTGATCAGCTACTTAAACTCAAG ACAACTGAAATGGCTAACAAGGATCTAAATAAATATTACAATGCACTTGACAA GGCACTTATGCGCTTCCACACGATGAAAATGgaagaaataaacaaaattataagaGAATTATGGCAGCAAACATACAGAGGGCAGGATATAGATTATATCAGTATTCATTCGGATGCTGAAGGTGGTGGTACCCGTTCTTACAGCTACAAG GTCGTTATGCAAACTGGTGATGCTGAGCTGGAAATGCGAGGAAGATGCAGTGCAGGTCAAAAG GTGCTTGCTTCGCTTATCATCCGATTGGCGTTAGCCGAAACATTTTGCCTCAACTGTGGAATACTTGCACTCGATGAACCAACCACCAACCTAGATGTTCCAAATGCCGAAAGTCTTGCTGCGGCTCTTTTAAG AATAATGGAGGATAGGAAAGGACAGGAAAATTTTCAACTGATAGTAATCACACATGATGAAAGATTTGCTCAACTTATTGGTCGACGCCAGCATGCAGAAAAATATTATCGGGTTGCAAAAGATGACCA CCAGCATAGCATCATTGAAGCTCAGGAGATCTTTGATTGA